The following are encoded together in the Eulemur rufifrons isolate Redbay chromosome 28, OSU_ERuf_1, whole genome shotgun sequence genome:
- the SPRN gene encoding shadow of prion protein, producing MNWAAATCWALLLAAAFLCDGSAAKGGRGGARGSARGGRGASRVRVRPAPRYSAPGSSLRVAAAAAAGAAAGAAAGLAAGTGWRRGAGPGEYGLEDDEDRVPGGNGTGRGIYSYWTSGTGPGPRLCLLLGGALGALGLLRP from the coding sequence ATGAACTGGGCAGCCGCGACGTGCTGGGCTCTGCTGCTGGCGGCTGCCTTTCTCTGCGACGGCAGCGCAGCCAAGGGCGGCCGTGGAGGGGCCCGGGGCAGCGCCCGGGGAGGGCGTGGGGCGTCGAGGGTGCGCGTGAGGCCCGCGCCTCGCTACAGTGCCCCGGGCTCCTCCCTGCGCGTGGCAGCAGCAGCGGCTGCGGGGGCGGCCGCGGGGGCGGCCGCGGGCCTGGCGGCGGGgacaggctggaggaggggggcggggccgggggagTACGGCCTGGAGGACGACGAGGACCGGGTGCCTGGTGGCAACGGGACTGGACGGGGCATCTACAGCTACTGGACTTCGGGCACAGGGCCTGGGCCGCGCCTCTGCCTGCTGCTGGGCGGGGCCCTGGGCGCCCTGGGGCTGCTGCGACCCTAG
- the MTG1 gene encoding mitochondrial ribosome-associated GTPase 1 produces the protein MAKGLKKMQSCLKLVDCVIEVHDARIPLSGRNPLFQETLGLKPHLLVLNKMDLADLTEQQKIMQHLEGEGLKNVIFTNCLKDENVKQVIPVVTELIGSSCRYHRRENLEYCIMVIGVPNVGKSSLINSLRRQHLRKGKAARVGGEPGITRAVMSRIQVCERPLMFLLDTPGVLAPRIESVETGLKLALCGTVLDHLVGEETMADYLLYTLNRHRLFGYVQHYGLGAACDDIERVLKSVAVKLGKTQKVKVLTGTGDVNVIQPNYPEAARDFLRTFRRGQLGPVMLDLDVLRGHPTAETDP, from the exons GGCTGAAGAAGATGCAGAGCTGCCTGAAGCTGGTGGACTGCGTCATCGAGGTCCACGATGCCCGG ATCCCACTTTCAGGCCGAAACCCTCTGTTTCAGGAAACCCTTGGGCTGAAGCCTCACTTGCTGGTCCTCAACAAAATGGACTTGGCAGATCTCACGGAGCAGCAG AAAATTATGCAACACTTAGAAGGAGAAGGcctgaaaaatgtcattttcaccAACTGCCTAAAGGATGAAAACGTCAAGCAG GTCATCCCGGTGGTCACGGAGCTGATTGGGAGCAGCTGCCGCTACCACCGAAGAGAG AACCTGGAGTACTGCATCATGGTGATCGGGGTCCCCAACGTGGGCAAGTCCTCCCTCATCAACTCCCTCCGGAGGCAGCACCTCAGGAAAG GGAAAGCCGCCAGGGTGGGCGGCGAGCCTGGGATCACCAGAGCTGTGATGTCCAGAATCCAG GTCTGTGAGCGGCCACTGATGTTCCTGCTGGACACGCCTGGCGTGCTGGCTCCCCGGATCGAAAGCGTGGAGACGGGCCTGAAGCTGGCCCTGTGTG GGACCGTGTTGGACCACCTGGTGGGGGAGGAGACCATGGCCGACTACCTGCTCTACACCCTCAACAGGCACCGGCTCTTCGG GTACGTGCAGCACTATGGCCTGGGCGCCGCCTGTGACGACATCGAGCGTGTGCTGAAGAGCGTGGCCGTGAAGCTGGGGAAGACGCAGAAGGTGAAGGTGCTCACGGGCACAG GTGACGTGAACGTCATTCAGCCGAACTACCCCGAGGCTGCGCGAGACTTCCTCCGGACCTTCCGCAGGGGGCAGCTGGGCCCCGTGATGCTGGATCTCGATGTCCTGCGGGGCCACCCCACTGCCGAGACAGACCCTTGA
- the LOC138376167 gene encoding olfactory receptor 226-like codes for MGNSSGNLVTEFVLLGFPELCHLRGLLFGSFLVTYVVTVLENLVIVGTIRASSRLHTPMYFFLANLSVLETLYTSVTVPKLLAGLLAQVSTISFPGCLTQLFLFLSLGSSECFLLATMACDRYLAICRPLHYRAIMDSRLCLHLALSAWLGGFLASFVSTALISRLTFCGPHVLNHFFCDISPLLQLSCSDTTAIEMLDFVAALAVLATSLLVTTASYAHILATVLRIPSGPGRRKAFSTCASHLAVVAIFYTSTTFMYARPHAISSFDLNKLVSVLYSVVTPLLNPVIYCLRNHDIREALAQLLRAPRPC; via the coding sequence ATGGGCAACTCCAGCGGCAATCTGGTGACAGAGTTTGTCCTGCTGGGCTTCCCAGAGCTGTGCCATCTTCGAGGGCTGCTATTCGGGTCATTCCTCGTCACCTACGTGGTGACCGTCCTGGAGAACCTGGTCATCGTGGGGACCATCCGAGCCAGCAGTCGACTGCACAcgcccatgtacttcttcctggcCAACCTTTCGGTGCTGGAGACCCTGTACACCTCGGTCACTGTCCCCAAGCTGCTGGCCGGCCTCCTGGCACAGGTGAGCACCATCTCCTTCCCCGGCTGCCTCACTCAgctgttcctcttcctctccctcggCTCCTCCGAGTGCTTCCTCCTGGCCACCATGGCCTGTGACCGGTACCTGGCCATCTGCCGCCCACTGCACTACCGGGCCATCATGGATTCGAGGCTCTGCCTGCACCTGGCCCTCAGCGCCTGGCTCGGTGGCTTCCTGGCCTCCTTTGTGTCCACGGCCCTCATCTCCCGCCTGACGTTCTGTGGCCCCCACGTCCTCAACCACTTCTTCTGTGACATCTCACCCCTGCTGCAGCTCTCCTGCTCTGACACCACTGCCATTGAAATGCTGGACTTCGTGGCAGCCCTGGCTGTGCTCGCAACCTCCCTGCTGGTGACCACGGCGTCCTACGCCCACATCCTGGCCACGGTGCTGAGGATCCCAAGCGGCCCCGGCCGCCGgaaggccttctccacctgtgcctCCCACCTGGCCGTGGTGGCCATCTTCTACACCTCCACCACCTTCATGTACGCCCGGCCTCACGCCATCAGCTCCTTCGACCTCAACAAGCTGGTGTCTGTGCTGTACTCGGTGGTGACACCCCTGCTCAACCCGGTCATCTACTGCCTGAGGAACCACGACATCAGGGAGGCCCTGGCTCAACTCCTCCgggcccccaggccctgctga